One part of the Vitis riparia cultivar Riparia Gloire de Montpellier isolate 1030 chromosome 8, EGFV_Vit.rip_1.0, whole genome shotgun sequence genome encodes these proteins:
- the LOC117920822 gene encoding protein TIC 56, chloroplastic, whose translation MGSINFNPFGNWFQKPPNPIPPINLLSCNLLNTPKTLNFASISGSNTSKKTPKPEKPSDEPEKYKKMLEQFFWESETMPDYRHAPEVERVLNEDPNFEKKENPTEEEIRENEKWWNEFRSSPVVQFLARAEEIATKMNEMELEENANPYWDEDRKLWQAVPHVPGLDGRPMPRKAIKTKKESDDKFWDFTRQFFFGLWGFRQRPYPPGRPIDVAQAIGYKRLEKRYYDFIMRSGGWYYKDRLGRTRGPLELITLKTAWGAGIIDKDTFIWGEDMDEWAPIHMVYGLEPAIATWEVRLGAAATAFLHKLQKGIPPWVPLKGHEKKTYKQLQEEAIESKKRDLAVLEANDGVWPGVRTPSHALFLWASGSELTTILEEDHMPNKYIPKDLRLQLAEVIPGLRPWEVLSVEQAMDQITYGGEWYREPFGMFTTGPPYIENWNNDVKRMFSIFYKLSARVYNKLVRTVPGFDTIMEKVDADAAAREAIRREKRAAQKAAKEKALYDRFQK comes from the exons ATGGGGTCAATTAACTTCAACCCTTTCGGAAACTGGTTCCAGAAACCCCCAAACCCCATCCCTCCCATCAACCTCCTTTCGTGCAACCTCCTCAATACtcccaaaaccctaaacttTGCTTCAATCAGCGGTTCAAATACGTCcaaaaaaaccccaaaacccGAAAAACCCTCGGATGAACCCgagaaatacaagaaaatgCTGGAGCAGTTCTTCTGGGAATCAGAAACAATGCCCGATTACAGACACGCTCCAGAAGTTGAGAGAGTCCTAAACGAAGACCCCAACTTCGAGAAGAAAGAGAACCCGACTGAAGAGGAAATTAGGGAGAACGAGAAGTGGTGGAATGAGTTCAGGAGCAGTCCAGTGGTGCAGTTCTTGGCTCGGGCAGAGGAAATTGCGACTAAGATGAACGAGATGGAGCTTGAAGAGAATGCGAATCCGTACTGGGATGAGGATAGGAAGCTGTGGCAGGCCGTGCCGCACGTGCCGGGGTTGGACGGCCGGCCGATGCCGCGGAAGGCAATAAAGACGAAGAAGGAATCTGATGACAAGTTTTGGGACTTTACCAGGCAGTTCTTTTTCGGGCTTTGGGGATTCCGGCAGCGCCCATACCCACCGGGCCGGCCTATTGATGTTGCTCAGGCTATTGGGTATAAGCGGCTCGAGAAGCGATATTATGATT TTATAATGCGAAGCGGTGGGTGGTACTATAAGGATCGTTTGGGTCGGACACGAGGGCCATTGGAACTGATAACACTTAAAACTGCTTGGGGTGCTGGGATAATTGACAAAGACACTTTCATTTGGGGTGAGGACATGGATGAATGGGCACCGATACACATGGTTTATGGGTTGGAACCTGCTATTGCCACTTGGGAAG TCAGACTTGGTGCAGCGGCAACAGCTTTCCTCCACAAACTACAGAAAGGTATACCTCCTTGGGTTCCTCTTAAAGGGCATGAGAAGAAAACCTATAAGCAGCTCCAAGAAGAAGCAATAGAGAGCAAGAAACGTGATTTAGCAGTACTGGAAGCTAATGATGGTGTTTGGCCTGGAGTAAGAACTCCAAGTCATGCCCTATTTCTTTGGGCTAGTGGCTCTGAACTGACGACAATTTTGGAAGAGGACCATATGCCAAACAAATACATCCCAAAAGATCTTAG GCTCCAATTGGCTGAAGTTATCCCTGGGTTGAGACCATGGGAGGTTTTAAGTGTAGAACAGGCAATGGATCAAATTACATATGGGGGAGAGTGGTACCGTGAACCTTTTGGTATGTTCACGACTGGTCCTCCGTATATCGAGAATTGGAATAATGATGTGAAG AGAATGTTCTCAATTTTTTACAAGCTCTCCGCCAGAGTCTACAACAAACTGGTACGGACTGTTCCAGGTTTTGATACTATAATGGAAAAAGTTGATGCTGATGCTGCTGCAAGGGAAGCCATCCGGAGAGAGAAAAGAGCTGCGCAGAAGGCTGCAAAGGAGAAAGCTCTATATGATCGATTTCAGAAATGA
- the LOC117920019 gene encoding uncharacterized protein LOC117920019 — MEDGVTDSERLVLPSKLNSKVGAKQEEANDFEPEKNEKDEERAGGLISNLISNLVPRSVAGAGEEDNGGDTENRNRISEGKDEEKEGGFINHLISNLVSPLSPRPREVNEGKVEVENGGKSSDGGGWCEKKVVMEGGGGSAGGGGLINNLISNIFNQSEEDGVHKEDSEEEKAHVGEQNEQVKGKEEGGGGGIINNLVSHLPASLSGDAAPTADEASILIHSIVHD; from the exons atggaagacgGTGTTACTGATTCTGAGAGGTTGGTGCTGCCTTCGAAGCTAAACTCAAAAGTAGGGGCTAAACAAGAAGAAGCCAATGATTTTGAAcctgagaaaaatgaaaaagatgaagaaagagCAGGCGGACTCATAAGCAATCTCATCTCCAACTTGGTCCCCAGATCCGTGGCAGGGGCAGGTGAAGAAGACAATGGAGGTGATACAGAGAACAGGAACAGAATCAGTGAGGGGAAGGATGAAGAGAAGGAAGGTGGGTTTATAAACCATCTCATTTCCAACTTGGTCTCTCCCTTGAGTCCCAGACCAAGGGAAGTTAATGAAGGAAAAGTTGAAGTTGAAAATGGGGGAAAAAGTAGTGATGGTGGGGGATGGTGTGAAAAAAAAGTAGTGATGGAAGGCGGTGGTGGCAGTGCTGGTGGAGGAGGGCTCATCAACAACCTCATctccaatatttttaatcaaagtgAGGAAGATGGAGTGCACAAAGAAGACAGTGAAGAGGAGAAAGCGCATGTTGGGGAACAAAATGAACAGGTGAAGGGTAAGGAGGAAGGTGGTGGAGGGGGTATCATTAATAACCTGGTCTCTCACTTGCCTGCATCTCTTTCAG GGGATGCAGCACCGACGGCAGATGAGGCCTCCATTTTGATTCACTCCATTGTCCATGACTGA
- the LOC117921015 gene encoding 40S ribosomal protein S4-3-like: MARGLKKHLKRLNAPKHWMLDKLGGAFAPKPSSGPHKSRECLPLILILRNRLKYALTYREVIAILMQRHVLVDGKVRTDKTYPSGFMDVVSIPKTNENFRLLYDTKGRFRLHSIRDEEAKFKLCKVKGVQFGQKGIPYLNTYDGRTIRYPDPLIKANDTVKLDLESNKIVDFIKFDVGNVVMVTGGRNRGRVGVIKSREKHKGTFETIHVQDATGHEFATRLGNVFTIGKGTKPWVTLPKGKGIKLSIIEEAKKRLAAQASATA, from the exons ATG GCTAGAGGGTTgaagaaacatttgaagagGCTCAATGCCCCTAAGCATTGGATGCTTGACAAGCTTGGAGGTGCATTT GCACCCAAGCCATCGTCTGGACCACATAAATCCAGGGAATGCTTGCCCTTGATCCTCATTTTGCGAAACAGGCTGAAGTATGCACTCACATACCGTGAAGTCATTGCTATCCTGATGCAACGACATGTTCTTGTTGATGGGAAGGTTAGGACAGACAAGACATACCCTTCTGGTTTCATGG ATGTTGTATCCATTCCCAAGACAAATGAGAACTTCCGTCTCCTATATGACACAAAGGGCCGATTCAGACTCCACTCAATTAGGGATGAGGAGGCAAAG TTTAAGCTTTGCAAGGTCAAGGGTGTCCAGTTTGGGCAGAAAGGCATACCATATCTGAACACCTATGATGGGAGGACTATCCGCTACCCAGATCCTCTCATCAAGGCAAATGACACCGTTAAACTTGACTTAGAAAGCAACAAGATTGTTGATTTCATCAAGTTTGATGTTGGGAATGTTGTCATGGTGACTGGGGGAAGGAACAGAGGCCGAGTTGGAGTCATCAAGAGCAGGGAGAAGCATAAGGGGACCTTTGAAACCATCCACGTACAGGATGCTACCGGTCATGAATTTGCAACTCGTTTGGGCAATGTCTTTACCATTGGAAAGGGGACAAAGCCCTGGGTGACCCTACCTAAAGGAAAGGGTATCAAATTGTCCATCATTGAGGAGGCCAAGAAGAGGCTTGCAGCCCAAGCATCAGCAACTGCATGA